GAGCCCAGGCGCGAGTTGGCGGCGCTCCACCCGGAAAGTTCCGCCCTTCACCAGTCGGCCAAAGAAGCCGAAGCCGAAGGTGACATCCTGGGTAAGGCGTCCGCTGATCGTCATGATGCGGTGCTGCGCCTTATCGACGACGACGCTCCCATTCATCGCGGCCAAGACGCGCGATTGCAGCGTCGGCGGATGGAAGTCGGGTCGGGGTTCGAAGTGAAGGCGCACCACCGTTGCGTTCTGGGACTCCATCGTCCAGGTGAAGGCTTCGGGCAGCATGTCGAGGAGTTCGCGGGCGCTCTTGTCGTCAGCCATACCATCTCTCCTTTGCTTTGCGAGCTTGGAGCTGTCATGAACGAAACGGTTCAGCCGATCCTCTTCCTGACTCGCTTCGTCTGGAGAGATTGGCTTGCCGTCGCGCGAGATGAGTCGTTTGACCGAACCGAAGTCGGTCTGCACCACGATGGAGACGATATTGAGGTCTCTTTGCTCATCGCGATATCGCCAGCGCGAGTGGTCGTTATCGTCCGCGTCCAACTCTGTCTTTACAGCCACCTTCAACGTTGCAAGGGGATCGTTAACGGTCTGAGCGAAGGAAGCTTGGGTTGCTACCAGATTCAGGCTTGACATGACTAGCAGAAGAGCGACCCCGCGAAAGCGTTTCACGGAGGAAAAGATGCGAGGTGCGGCAGGCAAGTTGGCCCCTGGGCTCAGCTTCATATGGGTTCGACTATAAACTGGGCGGAAGGTGAGGCAGCCAGCGCGAGCGACAAACGAGGCTTCGAGGTCACCGCTTGCGCAGTTACGCTTTCAGTTCCTGATCTCGTTGGCGATGCGCGCCATCCTTGTCCGGGACGGTATAGCTGAATTGCTCGCAGGCCGACCCTCTGCGCCTTCGCACGAAGGGGATACAAGGCAGATTTTGATCCCAAGCGGATCGCGAGTGCTCGACGGGATGCTCCTGCGGCCTCAAACGGATTCAAAGGCTTCTGTCCTGATCCTGCATGGCATCGGCGAGCGCATGTCCTACTGGCACGAGGCGCAGGAGATGCTTGCAAGGCACGGAATAGCGTCGCTGATCTTCGACTACTCCGGCTATGGGAAGAGCACGGGAGCGACTACGCCAGAGAATCTGCGGCAAGACACGCTAGCTGCCTATGATTCGCTTCGAGCACTGCTTCCAGGGAGTCGGCCACCGTTACTTCTGGGGCTATCGCTGGGAACCGGAGTGGCTATTGATGCGGCCCCGTGCCTGATCCCGGTGCCTTCGGGCGTCGTGCTCTGCGAGGCGTTTTCGTCGTTGCGGGAGGCTGGCGATGCGGTTCTGACGGCAACGCGGCTACCGGGATTTGCGATCCGCGCACTCGCGAGGCTTCTGCCTGATGTGTATCGTACAGCCGAGTCGGTCCGACAGCTGACATCGCCTCTGCTGATCGTTCACAGCGACTCCGACGAGTTGTTTCCCCTGGCGATGGCGCAGGAGATCTTCGCTGCAGCCCGTGAGGACAGCGAACGGCGCGCGGAACTCTTCGTGCCTCGTGGGTTTGCTCACAATGATGCTTACCTGAACCCAACTCTGGGATACTGGCAGCCGATTCTTGATTTCCTGCTCTCGCCGGATG
This Granulicella aggregans DNA region includes the following protein-coding sequences:
- a CDS encoding alpha/beta hydrolase, translated to MIPSGSRVLDGMLLRPQTDSKASVLILHGIGERMSYWHEAQEMLARHGIASLIFDYSGYGKSTGATTPENLRQDTLAAYDSLRALLPGSRPPLLLGLSLGTGVAIDAAPCLIPVPSGVVLCEAFSSLREAGDAVLTATRLPGFAIRALARLLPDVYRTAESVRQLTSPLLIVHSDSDELFPLAMAQEIFAAAREDSERRAELFVPRGFAHNDAYLNPTLGYWQPILDFLLSPDEALKWPHGTHRDPGVF